The following are encoded in a window of Halosolutus halophilus genomic DNA:
- a CDS encoding NUDIX hydrolase produces the protein MTSNQPDATSDSTTVEPIVDPASLRDRDDVPFHEDTDTVDRAALDELAALEDLVVVGVTNERGAALLRKLTPDCAWKLPLVHVEPGDAYDDAARRAVETVVGLDVELDAIEGVWRFEARLEGGERTATRHFVVFSATPANGTDVADLATSDSGEDVPADVGWFDELPDDAERAPGTELFFD, from the coding sequence ATGACATCGAACCAACCTGACGCGACGTCAGACAGCACTACCGTCGAACCGATCGTCGACCCCGCATCGCTTCGCGACCGCGACGACGTTCCGTTTCACGAGGACACCGATACCGTCGATCGCGCCGCGCTCGACGAACTGGCGGCCCTCGAAGACCTTGTCGTCGTTGGCGTCACGAACGAACGCGGAGCGGCGCTGCTTCGGAAACTGACGCCGGACTGTGCCTGGAAACTGCCCCTCGTCCACGTCGAGCCCGGGGACGCGTACGACGACGCCGCCCGACGGGCGGTCGAAACGGTCGTCGGACTCGACGTCGAACTCGACGCGATCGAAGGCGTGTGGCGATTCGAAGCCCGTCTCGAGGGCGGCGAACGCACGGCGACGCGACACTTCGTCGTGTTCAGTGCGACGCCCGCGAACGGGACGGACGTGGCCGATCTCGCCACGTCGGACTCCGGGGAAGACGTCCCCGCGGACGTCGGCTGGTTCGACGAACTACCGGACGACGCTGAACGGGCACCGGGTACCGAGCTGTTCTTCGACTGA
- a CDS encoding secondary thiamine-phosphate synthase enzyme YjbQ has protein sequence MTRTTFTVETDDRLTTVDVTDRIAAAVPDDLGSGTCTAFVRHTTAGLVVQEDEPRLRGDIESFLRDLVPDEGHAHDELDGNADSHLRAMLVGLDVTILIENGRPALGTWQSVLFVECDGPRTRTVSVTTVEDEDKRR, from the coding sequence GGACGACGTTCACCGTCGAGACCGACGATCGACTCACCACCGTCGACGTGACCGATCGGATCGCCGCGGCCGTCCCCGACGACCTCGGGTCCGGGACGTGTACGGCGTTCGTCCGGCACACGACGGCGGGGCTCGTCGTCCAGGAAGACGAACCCCGACTGCGCGGCGACATCGAATCGTTCCTCCGGGACCTGGTACCGGACGAAGGCCACGCGCACGACGAACTCGACGGGAACGCGGATTCCCACCTCCGGGCGATGCTCGTCGGTCTGGACGTGACGATTCTGATCGAGAACGGCCGGCCCGCACTCGGGACGTGGCAGTCGGTGCTGTTCGTCGAGTGCGACGGCCCGCGCACGCGCACGGTATCGGTAACGACGGTCGAAGACGAGGATAAGCGACGGTGA